From Synergistes jonesii:
TCGTGCGAGGGCACGGCTCGGTCACCGATTGTATTTTCAAACTGCGCGAAGGCATAGCGACTCTTGCGAACAAGATAGTCGTGCTCTCTGAATCGCAGCCGCAGACTCTGAAGAGAAGGAGCGGATCGAATTGACGATAAAGGAAATTTGCACCCTCCTCGGCGGCGAAGTTCTGTGCGCCGGAGAGGGAAACCGAGAGATCGCCGGAGCTATAGCCGGAGACCTTCTGAGCTTCATAATGGGGACCGCGAAAGAGGGCTATTTGTGGATAACGATACAGGCGCATCTGAACGTCGCGGCAGTCGCAGTACTTAAAGATCTGCCTCTCATCATCTTGGCGTCGGGACGCAGGGCGCCTGACGATTTGATCGAGCGCTGCAACGCGGAAAAGATAACGCTGCTTAGCGTGCCTCAGAGCGTCTACGAAGTTTGCGCCGAGCTCGCGCTGCATGGGCTGAAGGGGCAATAATTTTGCTGAGGCCTTTCTGGGTCGACCTCCACGTCCACACGCTGCTGTCGCCGTGCGGCGAGCTGGAAATGGGGGCGCCCGAAATAGCCGAAAAGGCACGCGAGGCCGGGCTCGATATAATAGGCATAGCCGACCACAACAGCTGCGAGAATTTTCCCGGCGTCAGCGAGGCCGCGAAAGGAAACCCCGTCGTGCTGCCGTGCATCGAGACGCAGAGCGCGGAGGATATCCACATACTCTGCGTCTTTCCGAATTACGACACGGCGCTTGCCTATAAAGAATGGCTGTGGAAGAGGATCAGGCCGATCCCAAACGACGTCGATACCTTCGGCTACCAGATCGTAGTAGACGCTTGCAACAACATCGTTAAGGAAGAGGAGACTCTTTTGATACAGGGCGCGGGCTACGAAGTCGACCAGATCGTCGCGAAGGTGCACGAAGTCGGCGCGCTGGCTATACTTGCGCACGTGGACCGTCCGGCCTTTTCATATCCGGCCGCGCTTGGGCCCATGCCGGCGGATTATCCCGCCGACGCTTTCGAGCTTTCGCGCCGCCTAAACTACGAAGAGGCCCAGAAGTGGCGCGAGCGCTACCCGGCCCCGCGCGCCTTCATACGCTCGTCGGATTCTCATTCGCTCGACACGCTTTCACGCGCCAACTGCACGAAGATGACGCTCGCAGAACCTACCTTCGAGGAAATAAGAAAAGCGCTGCGCGGCGAGGAGGGCAGGCGTATATCATGGCCGTGGGGTTAGCGTGATGGCTAAAAAAGAAATCACCACATACAAATGCTCCGAATGCGGATATAGAAGTATGTCGCCGATCGGGCGCTGCCCCAAGTGCGGCGCGTGGGGCTCTATGGAAGAGGACGTTTCCGTACGGATCGCGAAGGAGGGCATCGTCGCTTCCGTAAAGACGGCCGTGCCGATCTCAGGGCTCGAGGCCGAGGAGCAGGAGAGAATCCCCTCCGGCATCGAAGAACTCGACCGCGTGCTCGGCGGCGGCTGGGTGCAGGGCGGCGTGACATTATTGGGCGGCGAGCCGGGCGTTGGAAAATCGACGCTGCTGCTTCAAGTCTGCGCCGAGATGGCGAAGCGCGGCAGCCGTGTGCTCTACATCTCCGGCGAAGAATCTTCTGGTCAGCTCGCGCTGCGCGGCCGGCGTCTCGGCCTGATGACGCAGGGGCTCGACCTTCTGTGCGAGAGCGACCTGCCGTCGTCGCTCGCCGCGGCGGAGAAGCATGGATACAAATTCGTCGTGATCGACAGCGTTCAGGCTTTCCGCGCCGACAGCGAGGGCGGCTGGGCCGGCTCGCCGAACCAGGTGAAGGGAGTGGCGTCGATGGCCGTCGAAACGGCGAAACGCTGCGGCATCCCCACCGTGCTCGTCGGGCATATCACGAAGCAGGGGCAGATAGCGGGCCCGAAGCTGCTCGAACATATGGTGGACGTCGTGCTGCTCTTCTCAGGAGAACAGAATTCGCCGAACCGCCTGCTGCGCGCGGAGAAGAATCGCTACGGCAGCACGGAGGAGCTGGGAATATTTGAAATGTCGGAGCGCGGCCTCACAGCCGTGAGCGACCCGAGCCGCCTCTACTGGAACGGCACGGACCTTGGCAGCTCGGGCGTCGCGATCGCCGCGGCGCTCGAAGGGTCGCGCGCTCTTGCGGCCGAGATACAGGCTCTAGCCTGCCCGACTCCCTTTCCATATCCCAGGCGCACGGCGCGCGGCATAGACATAAGCCGCCTGCAGTTGTTGCTTGCTGTGCTGGAACGCCGCTGCGGGATCTCGTCGCGTACGAGCGATATATATTTGAACGTCGCGGGAGGGCTGACTCTGAAAGATCCGGCGGCCGACCTCGGCATCTGCGCGTCGCTCGCGTCGGCGGCGACGGACTTAGAGCTGCCCTCCGACGTCTGCTTCATCGGCGAGGTCGGACTGGCGGGAGAGGTGCGTCCCGCCGGGCGCACGAATATGAGGATAAAGGAGGCGGAGCGCCTCGGCTTCAAGAGGGCCGTGATAAGCCGCCGCACGCCTAAGGAAGCATACCCGATAGAAACGCTGAAGATTTCCGCGCTGAAGGAGATAGTCGATCTTTTCCTCAAACGCTGAGTTTTGCGATGAGAGCGTAGTGGAGGCGCCGGCATAAAAGGGCGCGCGGATGCTGGCGCGCCTCTTGTGTGAAGGGTTTTATTTTTTCAAGCTCTCCATGAATTCCCTCATCCTCGTCATGCCGGCCTTGATGTTTTCCATCGAACAGGCGTAGGAGAGGCGAAGGAAGCCCGGCGCGAAGAACGCGCTTCCCGGGACGGCCGCGACATATTTTTTGTCGAGGAGCTCGGCGCAGAATTTCATATCGTCGGGAATCGGGCAGCCGCGTATGTCCGCGAAAACGTAGAAAGCTCCTTCCGGCTCCTTTACCTTCACGTAAGGCATGTCGCGCAGCATGTCGACTATCACGCGGCGGCGCTTTTCGAACTCGGCGCGCATCTTCTCGGCGTCGCCGTTTGCGTTCTTCAGCGCGCCGAGCGCGGCCCACTGCGCTATCGAGCACGCGTTCGACGTCAGGTGGGTCTGCAGCGCGTTCGTCTTTGAGATTATTTCCTTAGGGCCGATCGCGTAGCCTATCCTCCAGCCCGTCATCGCGTAGGTCTTGCTCGCGCTGTTTATCAGAATTACGCGCTCCTTAGCCTCGGGTGCGGCGTTCAGTATGTTCACGTGCTTTGCCGGCGCGTAGGCGAGGCGTTCGTATACTTCGTCGAAGATAATCCAGAGGTCCTTTTCGCGCGCTACGTCTGCGATCATCTTCAAAATTTCCGCGGGATAGATCGCGCCTGTCGGGTTCGACGGCGAGTTGACCACTATGCCGACCGTCTTTTCCCCGATTGCGGCGAGCAGGTTTCCCTTAGTCGGCAGGAAATTCGTCGATATCGTGTCGACGACCTTTTCTCTTCCTCCGGCCATATGTATCTGTTCGACGTAGCTGACCCACGCCGGGGCAAAGAGTATGACTTCGTCGCCGTCGTCGACGAGCGCCTGCATCGCCTCGTAGAGCACGGGTTTAGCTCCCGGCGCGACTATCACCTGATTCGGAGCGTAGTCGAGGTCGAAACGCTTCTTATAATAGCTGCAGACCTCGGCGCGCAGCTCGGCTATGCCGGCGGTCGGCGTGTAATGGGATTCTCCGCGCTTGATCGCTTCGATCGCAGCCTCGTTTGCCGCGTCAGGCGAGCCGAAGTCAGGCTCTCCGGCGCCGAAGGAGAGGACCGGTTTGCCCTCGGCCTTCATTGCCTTTGCCATATCCGAGATGCTCATAGTCGCGGACGGTTTGATGTTAAGTATTTTTTTTGAAAACTTCATCTCTATGCCTCCGTTCACATCGCTGCGGTTTTTCGCATAAATATAAAAATGTTGGGACATTATAATACAACGCCTTAAGTTTGTAAAATCCGAATTTAAGCGCCGTGGAGAATGAAAAATGGGTTTGGCTCCGGCGTGGCGATTTTGGCCGGCCCGCTTAGAAAGTTTCAGCTTTAAACGAACGTCGTTGACATTTAGATGAATAAGTGGAATATTGTCCTTACCACGCCGAAAACGGCCGCTGTGACTGGCAGGAGTTTCAGAGCGCGAAGGACGGAGCTCATGCGTGATTGAGTAAAGCAGCGTTCGTTGACTTTGAGCCGGCTCAAACTGTTAAAATGTTTTAAAGCTAGCGGCAGCGCGGTATATACAGTAGGTGCTGCGATGAAAATTTTATCGGGCGCAGTGCTTTTTTCAGCGGCTCTGCTATACGGCGCCGCTTTTGCGGCCCCGGCGAAGCGTACGAAGGAAGCGGGCGGACGCCGACGGACGCGGAGCTTTTTATAGGACCGCGAAACGACCTTTGGAGAGCGTTTCGGCTCTCGGCATTGGAGGGATATTTGAGGAATGACGATGCGAAAAATTTTCGCGGCGGCGTTGTTTCTTCTGGCGCTTGCCGCACAGGCGTACGCGGCCGGAGGGCTCGTACTGGTCAAGGAGGGCGCCTTCCGGATGGGCAGCCCTTCGTCGGAGGCGTGGCGCGAAAAGGATGAAGGCGCGCACGAGGTAATGGTGAGCGACTTTTACATCGGCAGGTACGAGGTGACGCAGCGCGAGTACTGCGAGCTGATGGGAGAAAAAGACTTCTCCTTCCGCGGCGACAACCTACCGGCCGAGAACGTCAGCTGGTACGACGCGGTGAATTACTGCAACGCGCTGAGCAGGAAGGATGGGCTGACGCCGGCCTACGCCGTGAACGGCAGAAGCGTCAGCTGGAATAAGGAAGCCGACGGCTACAGGCTGCCCACCGAGGCCGAGTGGGAATATGCGTGCCGCGCGGGGACGAATACGCCCTTTTGGACCGGCGCGAACATCACGCCTGAGGAAGCCGACTATTACGGAACGTACCCCTACGTTGACGGGCAGGGCGGCGAATACCGCGGCGAAACAGTCCCGGTAGACAGCTTCGCGCCGAATCGCTTCGGCCTTTACAACGTCCACGGCAACGTCGGCGAATGGTGCTGGGATATATACGGCGCGTACGATGGAGAGCGTAAAGATCCCTCGGGCGCGGAAAAGGGGCGCTGGCGCGTCGCGCGCGGCGGAGGCTGGAACGATTTCGGCAAACATCTGCGCTCGGCGTACAGAAGCGCGATGCCTCCCGATATGCGCGTTTACAATATCGGCTTCCGCGTCGCGCGTAACGTGAAGTAAGGAGTTGACTGCAATGAAAAAAATTGTCTCGGCCGTGCTCGCGGCGTTTCTCCTCTCCGCCGCGGCGGCGCACGCGGCGCCGGCGGGTCGGGGGGAAAACATACTCGTCGCCTACTTCTCCTATTCGGGCAACACCGCGAACATAGCGAAGGAGATTCATCGTAGGACCGGCGGCGACCTTTTTGAGATAACCATCGTCGATTCGTACCCGAGCGACTATCACGCCTGTCTCGCGCGCGCTAAGGACGAGCAGCAGAAGGACGCGCGTCCGAAGCTCCTCTCGAAGCTTGCGGACGTTAAGAAGTACGACACCGTGTATCTTGGCTATCCGAACTGGTGGGCCTCTATACCGATGCCGATAGCCTCCTTCCTTGAGGAGTACGATCTCTCGGGCAAGAAGATAATCCCCTTCTGCAGCCACGGAGGCGGACGCCTCGGGCGGAGCGTCTCCGCCATAGCGAAGCTGTGCCCCGACTCGGAGATATGCGAGGCGCTCTCCGTGCATTACGGCGGAGGCGGCACGCTCTCCCGCGACATCGATGCGTGGCTCGCCAGGCTCGCCGCAGAGAAATAGGCGCTTGGCTTGCAAAAAATTATTTAACGCGCGGGTGCCGGGAACGAAGAGCTTCCGGTACCCGCATTTTTTGCGCTCATCGATGAAGGTCGGCGCGGGCTCGGTCGGCACGCGGAAATATAAACCTCCACCGCGCGGCGGGCAGTTTCGTTCCTTTGAAGCTGCGGAGATGCGCGCTAAATCTGATTTCTTACGATATTTGTATATTTGAGCTAATTTGAATAACATGGTAGAATAACTTCAGTAAGTTAATATCGCACCAAGAATGGAGGAGTTGCTATGGAGGTACGTTTTCTTACGCGCAATGTCGAACTCCCCGGTGACATTAAGGAGTATATGGAGAAGAAGCTCTTCAAGATCGAAAAGTTTTTCGATCGAATTCTGGACACGCAGGTCGCGCTCAATTACAAGAGAGGCATGAACGTGGTAGAGATCACCTCGAACGTGAACGGCGTCGTGATGCGCGGAGAAGATTACGCTCCCGACCTTCGCAAGGCCTTCGACAAGGCTTTGAAGAATATCGAACGCCAGGTGAAGAGACATAAGAGCTATCTCACAGACAAAGTGCGCATGAAGGTGCAGGATATTTCCTTCGATATCGACCCGGAGCTTTTACCGCAGCAGGCCGAGAAAGAAGAACCGAAGCGCGAAATAGTAAAGATAAAAAAGTTTACGGTCGACGTCATGACGCCGCTTGAAGCGACGATGCAGATGGAGCTGCTGGGGCATTCGTTCTTTATCTTCAAGAACGACGAAAGCGGAGATATAAACGTCGTTTACCGCAGGGAAGAGGGCGGCTACGGGCTGCTCGAACCCAAATAGAGCGCACGCTTTTCAACGGCAGGTTTACAGCGCAGAATATCCCCTCCCCGTGAGGGGATTTTTTATGCCGTTTGGACGCGCGGGAAATTTATCGCTTGACCGGCGGCGCGACAGGCTGTAATTTTATCGTTATAACGCATCATGTTAAGGACGTGTGGCTATGGTTTGTAGAATGACTGGAGCGCTCAACCCGCGCCAGCGCGAGGCGGTAACGTACTGCGACGGAGCTCAGGTAGTGCTCGCCGGAGCCGGCAGCGGAAAAACGAAAGTGCTTACGACTAAAATCGCGTATCTCATAGAGGAGAAGGGCGTCAGGCCGTGGCGCATACTCGCGCTGACCTTTACGAACAAGGCCGCTCGCGAGATGAGGGAGAGGGCCGCCGCGATACTCGGCGGCGAGCTGCAGGGGCTTGAGATATCGACCTTCCACGCCTACGGGCTGCGCTTCCTCCGCAGGTATCACGAGGCGCTGTCGAAGGCCGGAGCGCCTTACCCTTTCGTCGTATTCGACAGGGGAGACGTTAAGAACGTCGTCAAGCGCGCGATGGCCGAGCTCAACATAAACCCCAAAAACCTCGAGGCGGCGAGCGCGCTCGATATGATCTCCGAGGCTAAGACGAAGGCGAACCCCGTGACGCGCGAGCCGAAAATATCCGAGCGCTGGCGCTCCCTATACGACGAATATCAGAAGCATCTGACAGCGCAGCGCGCGCTCGACTTTGACGATCTGATGGTGCTGCCGCTGCACATACTCGCGTCGAACCGCGATGTGCTCGAAGCGGAGCGTGCGCGTCTCGACTGGGTGCTCGTCGACGAATATCAGGATGTCAATCAGCCGCAGTATCTTCTTCTGCGCTGCCTGATCGAAGGCGGGCGTAAGATAATGGTCGTGGGGGACCCGGACCAGTCCATCTACGGCTGGCGGGGCGCCGATATGTCGATGATTTTGAATTTCCAGCGCGATTTCAAGGGAGCCAGGATGACGATTCTGGATCAGAACTATCGCTCCAGCGGAAACATCCTCGACGGCGCGAACGGCGTCATCAGAAACAACGACGACAGGCACCCGAAAGAGCTGTGGACCGCGGCGGAACGCGGTCGCCCGATATACCTCCGGCGCCATCTGACGGACGAAAAGGAATCCGAGTGGATTGCGGAAAAGATCGAGTCGCTCCACGACGACGGCTACGCCTACAAAGAAATGGCGGTCCTTTACCGTGTGAACGCACTGAGCCGCGGGCTCGAACAGGCGCTGCTCGAACGCTCGCTGCCCTACCGCGTGATACGGGGCGTCGCGTTCTACGAGCGCGCCGAGGTCAAAGACGTCCTCTCGATGCTGCGGCTTGCGGTCGATCCGCGCGACGCGCTTTCGCTGGCGCGCGTCGCGAACATCCCCGCACGCGGCCTCGGCAAAAAGAGCGCGGAGAAGCTCGGCGAAGCGATAGCCCGGATGAAGGAGGAAGAGGCCGCCGAGCTGTGGAAGCGCGTGCGCGAGGAGGGCGGCGGGCTGAAGGGGAAACAGGGGCTCGGCGCTAAGGCCCTCGCGTCGGAGATGCTCGCGATACTTGAAAGCTCCGACGATATATCGGACGCTGTGCGCACGATACTCGACGCGAACGGCTACAGGGGGTATCTGGCCGGGGCATATCCCGACGATTGGGAAGAGTGCGAGGGCAACGTTCTTGAAATACTGTCGGTCGTGCCGGAAGAGTGCGACGTGGCTCAGGCCTTGGCGGAGATTCCCCTCGTGACGGACCAAGATGCCGCGCAGGAGGATGATGACGCGGTCAATCTGCTGACGCTCCACGCCGCGAAGGGGCTCGAATTTCCGATAGTATTCATGACGGGGCTCGAAGAGGGCATTTTCCCCAACGCACGCTGCGTAGAGGAGGAGAACGGCATATCCGAAGAGCGACGCCTCTGCTATGTCGGAATGACTCGCGCCAGGGAGCGGCTCTTTATGAGCTGCGCATCGAGCCGCCTGCTCTTCGGAGGGATTCAGCGGAATCCGATGTCGCGCTTCATCGGCGAGGTTCCGCGCGATGTGAGGGTGTTAGAAGACGATGCGCAGGGGGGAGCCTATCATGCCGATAGTAGGGGTAACGGGAGACGTTGGCGCTGGTAAAAGCGCGCTCTGCGGCGAACTGGCGAAGTGCGGGGCGCACGTGATAGACGCCGACAGCGTCGCGCGCGCGCTGTGGGACGACCCGGAGATCAGGCGCAAAGCCGAAGAGCGCTGGGGGAAAGGCTTTTTCGACGCGCCGCGCAAAGAGATGTACGCGAAGATAGCGGCGAAGATATTCGGCGACGACGCTGAGTACGACTTCGCGTCGAAACTGCTCCACAAGAAAACTATGGAGAATATCCTCTCCCAGGCGAGGAGCGCCGGCGGCGTCGTGGTCGCGGAGATTCCACTGCTCTACGAAGGCGGCTACGAAAAGCTCGTCGATTTCGTCGTTTACGCCGCGTGCGGATTTGAAAAGCGCGTCGGGAGGAACGCGAAGCGCAGCTGGAGCGCGGGCGAGATAGAGCGCCGCGAGGCTCATCTGCTGCCGCGCGAGGAGAAGATCGCGCGCGCCGACTGCCTGCTGGTGAACGACGGGAGCGAAGAGGAGTGGCGCGAGAAGGCGCGCTCTCTTTGGAGGAAAATCTCGGAAGGCGAGCTTGACAAATCGGAAGCGTCCTGTTAAAACATTTCCAACATCGGGGGAGTCGAAAGACTGAGAAATCGACGCGAGTCATGACCCTTTGAACCTGACGCGGGCAATGCCGCCGCAGGGAAGATGCAGGAAATCCAAACGATCCCTTTCATCTCCGGTGTAATTTTTATCTGGGGGAATCACCGATGAAAATTCCTACAAAGGTCCTTGTGGAGGGAGCGCTCTCTATTGCGCTGTCGATAGCGCTTTCCTATTTCAAGCTTTTCACGATGCCGCAGGGCGGTTCGGTCAGCCTCAAGCTGCTGCCTCTT
This genomic window contains:
- a CDS encoding DRTGG domain-containing protein yields the protein MTIKEICTLLGGEVLCAGEGNREIAGAIAGDLLSFIMGTAKEGYLWITIQAHLNVAAVAVLKDLPLIILASGRRAPDDLIERCNAEKITLLSVPQSVYEVCAELALHGLKGQ
- a CDS encoding PHP domain-containing protein — encoded protein: MLRPFWVDLHVHTLLSPCGELEMGAPEIAEKAREAGLDIIGIADHNSCENFPGVSEAAKGNPVVLPCIETQSAEDIHILCVFPNYDTALAYKEWLWKRIRPIPNDVDTFGYQIVVDACNNIVKEEETLLIQGAGYEVDQIVAKVHEVGALAILAHVDRPAFSYPAALGPMPADYPADAFELSRRLNYEEAQKWRERYPAPRAFIRSSDSHSLDTLSRANCTKMTLAEPTFEEIRKALRGEEGRRISWPWG
- the radA gene encoding DNA repair protein RadA, whose product is MAKKEITTYKCSECGYRSMSPIGRCPKCGAWGSMEEDVSVRIAKEGIVASVKTAVPISGLEAEEQERIPSGIEELDRVLGGGWVQGGVTLLGGEPGVGKSTLLLQVCAEMAKRGSRVLYISGEESSGQLALRGRRLGLMTQGLDLLCESDLPSSLAAAEKHGYKFVVIDSVQAFRADSEGGWAGSPNQVKGVASMAVETAKRCGIPTVLVGHITKQGQIAGPKLLEHMVDVVLLFSGEQNSPNRLLRAEKNRYGSTEELGIFEMSERGLTAVSDPSRLYWNGTDLGSSGVAIAAALEGSRALAAEIQALACPTPFPYPRRTARGIDISRLQLLLAVLERRCGISSRTSDIYLNVAGGLTLKDPAADLGICASLASAATDLELPSDVCFIGEVGLAGEVRPAGRTNMRIKEAERLGFKRAVISRRTPKEAYPIETLKISALKEIVDLFLKR
- a CDS encoding pyridoxal phosphate-dependent aminotransferase — its product is MKFSKKILNIKPSATMSISDMAKAMKAEGKPVLSFGAGEPDFGSPDAANEAAIEAIKRGESHYTPTAGIAELRAEVCSYYKKRFDLDYAPNQVIVAPGAKPVLYEAMQALVDDGDEVILFAPAWVSYVEQIHMAGGREKVVDTISTNFLPTKGNLLAAIGEKTVGIVVNSPSNPTGAIYPAEILKMIADVAREKDLWIIFDEVYERLAYAPAKHVNILNAAPEAKERVILINSASKTYAMTGWRIGYAIGPKEIISKTNALQTHLTSNACSIAQWAALGALKNANGDAEKMRAEFEKRRRVIVDMLRDMPYVKVKEPEGAFYVFADIRGCPIPDDMKFCAELLDKKYVAAVPGSAFFAPGFLRLSYACSMENIKAGMTRMREFMESLKK
- a CDS encoding formylglycine-generating enzyme family protein, with amino-acid sequence MTMRKIFAAALFLLALAAQAYAAGGLVLVKEGAFRMGSPSSEAWREKDEGAHEVMVSDFYIGRYEVTQREYCELMGEKDFSFRGDNLPAENVSWYDAVNYCNALSRKDGLTPAYAVNGRSVSWNKEADGYRLPTEAEWEYACRAGTNTPFWTGANITPEEADYYGTYPYVDGQGGEYRGETVPVDSFAPNRFGLYNVHGNVGEWCWDIYGAYDGERKDPSGAEKGRWRVARGGGWNDFGKHLRSAYRSAMPPDMRVYNIGFRVARNVK
- a CDS encoding flavodoxin — its product is MKKIVSAVLAAFLLSAAAAHAAPAGRGENILVAYFSYSGNTANIAKEIHRRTGGDLFEITIVDSYPSDYHACLARAKDEQQKDARPKLLSKLADVKKYDTVYLGYPNWWASIPMPIASFLEEYDLSGKKIIPFCSHGGGRLGRSVSAIAKLCPDSEICEALSVHYGGGGTLSRDIDAWLARLAAEK
- the hpf gene encoding ribosome hibernation-promoting factor, HPF/YfiA family — its product is MEVRFLTRNVELPGDIKEYMEKKLFKIEKFFDRILDTQVALNYKRGMNVVEITSNVNGVVMRGEDYAPDLRKAFDKALKNIERQVKRHKSYLTDKVRMKVQDISFDIDPELLPQQAEKEEPKREIVKIKKFTVDVMTPLEATMQMELLGHSFFIFKNDESGDINVVYRREEGGYGLLEPK
- a CDS encoding ATP-dependent helicase, encoding MVCRMTGALNPRQREAVTYCDGAQVVLAGAGSGKTKVLTTKIAYLIEEKGVRPWRILALTFTNKAAREMRERAAAILGGELQGLEISTFHAYGLRFLRRYHEALSKAGAPYPFVVFDRGDVKNVVKRAMAELNINPKNLEAASALDMISEAKTKANPVTREPKISERWRSLYDEYQKHLTAQRALDFDDLMVLPLHILASNRDVLEAERARLDWVLVDEYQDVNQPQYLLLRCLIEGGRKIMVVGDPDQSIYGWRGADMSMILNFQRDFKGARMTILDQNYRSSGNILDGANGVIRNNDDRHPKELWTAAERGRPIYLRRHLTDEKESEWIAEKIESLHDDGYAYKEMAVLYRVNALSRGLEQALLERSLPYRVIRGVAFYERAEVKDVLSMLRLAVDPRDALSLARVANIPARGLGKKSAEKLGEAIARMKEEEAAELWKRVREEGGGLKGKQGLGAKALASEMLAILESSDDISDAVRTILDANGYRGYLAGAYPDDWEECEGNVLEILSVVPEECDVAQALAEIPLVTDQDAAQEDDDAVNLLTLHAAKGLEFPIVFMTGLEEGIFPNARCVEEENGISEERRLCYVGMTRARERLFMSCASSRLLFGGIQRNPMSRFIGEVPRDVRVLEDDAQGGAYHADSRGNGRRWRW
- a CDS encoding dephospho-CoA kinase — translated: MPIVGVTGDVGAGKSALCGELAKCGAHVIDADSVARALWDDPEIRRKAEERWGKGFFDAPRKEMYAKIAAKIFGDDAEYDFASKLLHKKTMENILSQARSAGGVVVAEIPLLYEGGYEKLVDFVVYAACGFEKRVGRNAKRSWSAGEIERREAHLLPREEKIARADCLLVNDGSEEEWREKARSLWRKISEGELDKSEASC